One stretch of Streptomyces sp. NBC_00443 DNA includes these proteins:
- a CDS encoding ABC transporter permease: MTTLAKPPAEAVLVRRPGPQELHPARTHRRRRALELSLALAVPLFLLLLWQLAAAQAWIDDRVYPAPSTILADGWDRAAAGDLWPDVWATLKRVLAGYAVGTAAGYALGLLMGSLSLIRAALEPLLDALYVVPKLALLPIFLNMFGLGEGPQVALVAATVFFFVWISTMSAVMSIPSGHRDAGQVFGASRWQMFRHVLLPASLPAVLVGARIAAGVAVLVIVASEQIAATNGLGHLIFDSRALFQNDVMFVGIVCVAILGVLFSELIRFAGRLLTPWAPRDRGRGQS, from the coding sequence ATGACGACACTCGCGAAGCCGCCCGCCGAGGCGGTCCTGGTCCGTCGCCCTGGCCCGCAGGAACTGCACCCCGCCCGCACCCACCGCCGCAGGCGCGCACTGGAGCTGTCGCTGGCGCTCGCCGTCCCCCTCTTCCTCCTCCTGCTGTGGCAACTGGCCGCGGCCCAGGCCTGGATCGACGACCGCGTCTACCCGGCCCCCTCGACGATCCTCGCCGACGGCTGGGACCGGGCGGCGGCCGGCGATCTGTGGCCGGACGTATGGGCGACCCTGAAGCGCGTCCTCGCGGGCTACGCGGTCGGCACGGCGGCGGGCTACGCCCTGGGCCTGCTGATGGGTTCCCTGTCTCTGATACGAGCGGCCCTGGAACCGCTCCTGGACGCCCTGTACGTCGTACCGAAGCTGGCCCTGCTCCCGATCTTCCTGAACATGTTCGGCCTGGGCGAGGGCCCGCAGGTGGCCCTGGTCGCGGCCACGGTGTTCTTCTTCGTCTGGATCTCCACCATGTCCGCCGTCATGTCCATCCCCAGCGGCCACCGGGACGCGGGCCAGGTCTTCGGCGCCTCGCGGTGGCAGATGTTCCGCCACGTCCTGCTGCCCGCCTCCCTCCCCGCCGTGCTGGTGGGCGCGCGTATCGCGGCGGGCGTGGCGGTCCTGGTCATCGTCGCGTCGGAGCAGATCGCCGCGACGAACGGCCTGGGCCATCTGATCTTCGATTCACGCGCCCTGTTCCAGAACGACGTGATGTTCGTCGGCATCGTCTGCGTCGCGATCCTCGGAGTTCTCTTCTCCGAACTGATCCGCTTCGCCGGCCGCCTGCTCACCCCCTGGGCACCGAGGGACCGCGGAAGGGGTCAGTCATGA
- a CDS encoding ABC transporter substrate-binding protein, with translation MAAAALLASAACSSPYESGSSSDAGAGQRTIRPVEGCGEKSWTDPKDLSPARTPARCLPGAPPAQPVPEPRKLTIATGTLSAEYVAPLQVALDKGEFKKEGLDVTLKVLPTPDALPLLAKGDIDALWAAPEAAVMNGVKGGFDIKWVAGNFSPDPKSKSGLWVRLKEGESARRVAMAGRKLGTMIGKGSVIAYPMEKALEQHGGGLADIQYQQLGSADVLTALQNGGVDSAWLLDPVWRKVDGDQGYAFLGGQPLGEPLGGMLYGRTLLQDDVDAGVAMIRAYIRTVNTYFASDYKQDATFVTYLAKILKSDEPILRSTPPLRMDWEIRADTTTRLQSAYKAQEVAEGDTLPESRTVNRALYEEAVGHAP, from the coding sequence ATGGCCGCCGCGGCACTGCTGGCGTCGGCGGCCTGCTCGTCCCCGTACGAGTCGGGCTCCTCCTCGGACGCGGGCGCCGGACAACGCACCATCCGCCCCGTGGAGGGCTGCGGCGAGAAATCCTGGACGGACCCGAAGGACCTCTCCCCGGCCCGAACCCCGGCCCGCTGCCTGCCTGGCGCCCCTCCCGCACAGCCCGTGCCCGAGCCCCGCAAACTGACGATCGCGACCGGGACGCTGAGCGCCGAGTACGTCGCTCCCCTGCAAGTCGCGCTCGACAAGGGCGAGTTCAAGAAGGAGGGCCTGGACGTCACGCTGAAGGTCCTGCCGACCCCGGACGCGCTCCCGCTGCTGGCCAAGGGGGACATCGACGCCCTGTGGGCGGCCCCGGAGGCAGCAGTCATGAACGGCGTCAAGGGCGGCTTCGACATCAAGTGGGTCGCCGGGAACTTCTCCCCCGACCCGAAGTCGAAGAGCGGCCTGTGGGTGCGCTTGAAGGAGGGCGAGAGCGCACGCCGCGTCGCGATGGCAGGCCGCAAGCTGGGCACGATGATCGGCAAGGGCTCGGTCATCGCATACCCCATGGAGAAGGCCCTGGAGCAGCACGGCGGCGGCCTCGCCGACATCCAGTACCAGCAACTGGGCTCGGCCGACGTCCTCACGGCCCTGCAGAACGGCGGCGTCGACTCGGCCTGGCTCCTGGACCCGGTCTGGCGCAAGGTCGACGGCGACCAGGGCTACGCCTTCCTGGGCGGTCAGCCACTGGGCGAGCCCCTGGGCGGCATGCTGTACGGCCGCACGCTGCTGCAGGACGACGTGGACGCGGGAGTCGCCATGATCCGGGCCTACATCCGCACGGTGAACACCTACTTCGCGTCGGACTACAAGCAGGATGCGACCTTCGTCACATACCTCGCCAAAATCCTGAAGTCGGACGAGCCCATCCTGCGATCGACCCCACCACTGCGCATGGACTGGGAAATCCGCGCCGATACGACGACCCGCCTGCAGTCGGCGTACAAGGCACAGGAAGTGGCCGAGGGAGACACCCTCCCGGAGTCCCGGACGGTGAACCGCGCCCTGTACGAGGAGGCGGTGG